One genomic window of Fusarium keratoplasticum isolate Fu6.1 chromosome 3, whole genome shotgun sequence includes the following:
- a CDS encoding Pyranose 2-oxidase: MSPEVPQSTGSSPDTPLIKTEVLIVGSGPIGAVFARTLVDKKKKVLMIDIGEQETRRVGDHKKNSMAVQKDISLFTNTVKGELNLLSVPTNTTDVVLEPSSWAPKADQLAFIKNGQNPEQKPFENLPAAAASRVVGGMGSHWTCCTPRENPIERSDLFSNEEWDGLYDRAEKLFDTTETAFDRSIRQQLVKKTLEKSFEGREMRSMPLACKRSEKNQNYVEWSATATILGDLSDPKNQNPLFEIKPNTQCLGLALGPTKQVEMAVVRDILTDKQYYIKAKKYIICAGAVLTPGILFNSSEFGNYDLADSLPALGRYMTEQPMAFCQVVLNRNLVDSVEKDPYHLGWDKYVKIHRKRHPNDPLPFPFNDPDPQCYFPLSEKYPWHTQIHRDAFGYGQVPPTVDQRLIVDLRWFTYMEPKESNYVEFSKTYQDQFRMPQPTFHFSLDQAALDRCQGMITDMVDVARKLGGFLPGAEPKYLAPGSALHICGTYRAGESDEDSVVDRFGKVWHQDNLVLGGCGVIPTANACNPTLTAACFALAAADKIVEELGAAQ, encoded by the exons ATGAGCCCTGAAGTCCCCCAATCTACCGGCTCCAGCCCGGACACCCCCCTCATCAAGACAGAAGTCTTGATCGTTGGGTCGGGCCCCATTGGTGCTGTTTTTGCTCGCACCCTTGTCGACAAAAAAAAGAAGGTCCTGATGATTGACATCGGAGAGCA GGAGACGAGACGCGTGGGTGACCACAAGAAGAACAGTATGGCTGTCCAGAAGGACATCAGTCTGTTTACCAA TACTGTCAAGGGAGAATTGAACCTGCTCTCCGTCCCGACCAACACTACCGATGTTGTCCTGGAGCCATCATCGTGGGCCCCCAA GGCGGACCAGCTCGCGTTCATCAAGAATGGTCAAAACCCAGAGCAAAAGCCCTTTGAAAACCTACCGGCGGCGGCTGCATCCCGCGTTGTCGGTGGCATGGGCTCCCACTGGACCTGCTGTACTCCACGTGAAAATCCCATTGAGAGATCAGATCTCTTCAGTAACGAGGAGTGGGATGGCCTGTACGACAGGGCAGAGAAGTTGTTTGATACAACCGAGACCGCCTTCGACAGGTCCATTCGTCAGCAACTTGTCAAGAAGACCCTCGAGAAGTCTTTTGAGGGCCGTGAGATGAGAAGCATGCCTCTGGCTTGCAAGAGAAGCGAGAAGAACCAGAACTACGTCGAGTGGTCCGCGACCGCCACCATTCTGGGAGACCTTTCGGACCCCAAGAACCAGAACCCCCTGTTCGAAATCAAGCCCAACACCCAGtgccttgggcttgctctTGGACCAACCAAACAGGTCGAGATGGCCGTCGTCAGGGACATCTTGACAGACAAACAGTACtacatcaaggccaagaagtacATCATCTGTGCCGGTGCCGTGCTTACCCCCGGGATCCTGTTCAACTCTTCTGAATTTGGAAACTATGATCTGGCGGACTCGCTCCCAGCACTA GGCCGCTACATGACTGAGCAGCCCATGGCATTCTGTCAAGTTGTTCTCAACAGAAACCTTGTGGACAGCGTCGAGAAGGATCCCTACCATCTTGGCTGGGACAAGTATGTCAAGATTCACCGAAAGAGACATCCCAACGACCCACTTCCCTTCCCATTCAACGACCCTGATCCTCAGTGCTATTTCCCTTTGTCTGAAAAGTATCCCTGGCACACCCAGATTCACCGCGACGCCTTTGGTTATGGCCAAGTTCCCCCTACTGTTGACCAGCGTCTCATCGTCGATTTGCGCTGGTTCACCTACATGGAACCAAAGGAGAGCAACTATGTCGAGTTCTCCAAGACTTACCAAGATCAGTTTAGAATGCCACAG CCTACCTTTCACTTCTCCCTGGATCAAGCCGCCCTGGACCGTTGCCAGGGTATGATCACTGA TATGGTTGATGTGGCAAGGAAGCTCGGAGGCTTCCTCCCCGGGGCTGAGCCGAAGTATCTCGCTCCGGGTTCCGCTCTCCACATTTGCGGCACCTATCGCGCTGgcgagagcgacgaggacaGTGTAGTTGACCGGTTTGGAAAGGTCTGGCACCAGGATAacctcgtccttggtggCTGCGGTGTTATCCCCACCGCGAATGCCTGCAACCC